A genomic window from Silene latifolia isolate original U9 population chromosome Y, ASM4854445v1, whole genome shotgun sequence includes:
- the LOC141631959 gene encoding uncharacterized protein LOC141631959: MDPIKYLFEKPVLNGRMSRWTLMLSEFNLKYVSLKVIKGRAVADFLTDNPIEETEVIDTWLFPDENVVYVENNMWDLYFDGASNYMGYGVGILLISPTGEHVPLSIKLDFNVTNNAAEYEACLLGLRSALDLGLKKLLVHGDSSLVINQVGGSWKIRSQSLAPYQTRIEELEKYFEDIRYVHLPRAEKQFADALSKLAALINIPDHIDSMPICVERRSSPAYVNVINDTEKGETEPWYTAILKFKETGEYPPDLDKHGKRTLRMYPPNSLRPMMGNCTRRRLKGFCCDASINRQLKRLWKKSMTWVEVKSYKVLKAKPVAQFIQNDIICRYGIPHEFISDHGTHFHAETEVIVEKYKIKHHKSSPYRPQTNGAVEAANKTVTTILRKIPGNYKEWLEKILFALWGYRTSIRTATGATPYYLVYGMEAVQPVELEVPSLRILLESQVPEADWVQARYDSLVMLDERRLNALYHVQLYQKRIERAFNKKVSSGNLLPTTDLSKNTVRIDMSGPLQAQKSEMSGFISFRQTSNCRKAKPE; the protein is encoded by the exons ATGGATCCGatcaagtacttgtttgaaaaaccagtgcTAAATGGAAGAATGTCGAGATGGACCCTCATGTTATCAGAGTTCAATCTCAAATATGTATCTTTGAAAGTGATCAAGGGAAGGGCGGTCGCCGACTTCCTCACCGATAATCCAATCGAAGAAACAGAAGTCATTGACACTTGGTTATTTCCCGACGAAAACGTGGTATACGTCGAGAATAACATGTGGGATttgtatttcgatggagcatcgaactatatgGGATATGGAGTAGGTATACTTCTCATTTCTCCAACAGGTGAACACGTGCCCTTGTCCATCAAACTGGATTTCAATGTCAcaaacaatgccgctgaatatgaagcatgcttGCTTGGTTTACGCAGTGCTCTAGACTTGGGTTTGAAGAAGTTGTTAGTACATGGAGACTCGTCCCTTGTAATAAATCAAGTGGGGGGGTCATGGAAAATTAGGAGCCAAAGTTTGGCCCCGTATCAAACCAGAATCGAAGAGTTGGAAAAATACTTCGAAGATATTCGATATGTTCACCTCCCGAGAGCGGAAAAGCAATTTGCAGATGCATTGTCCAAGTTAGCTGCCTTGATCAACATTCCTGACCACATAGACagtatgccaatatgtgtcgaacgaagatcgtcaCCTGCCTATGTGAATGTAATCAATGATACCGAGAAAGGTGAAACCGAACCTTGGTATACAGCCATTTTGAAATTCAAGGAAACAGGAGAGTATCCTCCCGACCTTGACAAGCATGGAAAACGCACCCTACGAATGTATCCGCCCAACTCATTAAGACCAATGATGGGAAATTGTACAAGAAGACGGCTTAAGGGGTTTTGTTGCGATGCATCGATAAACCGACAGCTGAaaaggttatggaagaagtccatgacg TGGGTAGAGGTTAAGTCTTACAAAGTGCTAAAAGCAAAGCCAGTAGcacagttcattcagaatgacatCATTTGCCGGTACGGAATACCACATGAGTTCATCAGTGATCATGGAACTCATTTCCATGCTGAGACCGAGGTTATagttgaaaagtataaaatcaaacatcacAAGTCATCACCATACCGACCACAGACAAATGGTGCGGTAGAGGCTGCTAATAAGACAGTTACGACCATTTTAAGAAAGATTCCCGGCAACTACAAAGAATGGCTAGAAAAGATACTCTTTGCATTATGGGGGTATAGAACTTCAATTAGAACAGCCACGGGAGCAACCCCGTATTACTTGGTATATGGAATGGAGGCAGTCCAACCAGTTGAGTTAGAAGTACCATCCCTAAGGATCCTCCTAGAAAGCCAAGTTCCTGAAGCAGATTGGGTTCAAGCAAGATATGATTCACTAGTCATGCTCGATGAGCGGCGTTTGAACGCATTATACCATGTCCAGCTCTACCAGAAAAGGATAGAGAGAGCTTTTAACAAAAAG gtatcaagcGGGAATCTGTTGCCGACGACCGACCTATCGAAGAACACGGTCCGGATAGATATGAGTGGACCACTCCAAGCCCAAAAGAGTGAGATGTCTGGTTTTATCAGTTTCAGACAAACCAGTAACTGCCGTAAGGCGAAGCCAGAGTAA